In Candidatus Jidaibacter acanthamoeba, a genomic segment contains:
- a CDS encoding recombinase family protein: MGNILGYARMSTQQQELDAQRQRLNEIGAIKIFEDVISGKVFKRPGLEALIAYVRPNDLLCVVRLDRLGRSLKELLETVEHLKAHKIGLMFLEEKIDTSSAAGELIFHVFGAIANFERRLIAERTKEGINAARLKGKKPGRPTLDKEKFDSALKLIESGVSPTNAAR; encoded by the coding sequence ATGGGTAATATTTTAGGATATGCTCGAATGTCAACACAACAACAGGAATTAGACGCACAACGTCAACGTTTGAATGAAATAGGAGCTATAAAGATATTTGAAGATGTGATTAGTGGTAAGGTTTTTAAACGACCGGGTCTTGAGGCACTGATTGCCTATGTAAGGCCTAATGATCTACTCTGTGTAGTACGGCTTGACCGTTTAGGGCGTAGTCTAAAAGAGCTTCTTGAAACAGTAGAGCACCTTAAAGCACATAAGATTGGTTTAATGTTTTTAGAAGAAAAGATTGATACATCTTCTGCTGCGGGTGAATTAATATTTCATGTATTTGGTGCGATTGCCAATTTTGAAAGGCGATTAATCGCAGAGCGTACCAAAGAAGGTATAAATGCTGCACGTTTAAAAGGTAAAAAACCCGGGCGCCCAACCTTAGATAAAGAAAAATTCGATTCAGCATTAAAGTTAATTGAATCAGGTGTATCGCCAACCAATGCTGCAAGGTAA